CGGCGATTATGACCTCGCTGGTTTCTGCGTAGGTATCGCAGAGAAGTCTGAAATCATTGATGGCAGCCAAGTGGCTGCAGGTGACACTTTAATAGGTCTACCATCTTCTGGCCCTCATTCGAACGGTTACTCGCTGATCCGCAAGATTATCGAAGTATCAAACGCCGATCTCAACGAAGAAGTGGGTGGAAAGCCTCTTGCTAACGCTTTGATGGAGCCCACACGTATTTACGTTAAATCTCTGCTTAAGTTAATTAAGAGCAGCCAAGTTAACGCACTGTCGCATATTACTGGTGGTGGCCTGCTAGAAAATATACCGAGAGTATTGCCAGAAGGTACAAAAGCCGTCATTGATACTACTAGCTGGGATATGCCTGCTGTATTCAATTGGTTGCAAGAAAAAGGCAACGTTGAAACTCGTGAGATGTATCGCACCCTAAACTGTGGTGTCGGTATGGTTCTTGTAGTACCCGCTGAAAATGCTCAAGCAGCAATAGAAATACTCGAAGCAGAAGGCGAATCTCCTTGGGTGATTGGTTCAATCGCTCCTGCTCAAGCGGATGAAGAACAAGTTGAACTGCAAGGATTGAGTGCTTAATGAGTCAACCGGAAATCTCGATAGTCGTTCTTATTTCCGGTAGCGGGTCAAATCTACAAGCCATTATTGATGCCACTCAAAGTGGCTCAATTCCGGCTCGTATCGACGCTGTTATATGTAATAAAGAAGATGCTTTCGGGTTAACAAGAGCCGCTAATGCGGGTCTTGTTACCAAAGTAATATCTCATAAAGACTATGACAGCAGAGAACACTTTGACCAAGCGCTTCAAGAAATAATCGATCAATTCTCCCC
This genomic window from Alkalimarinus sediminis contains:
- the purM gene encoding phosphoribosylformylglycinamidine cyclo-ligase produces the protein MTDKPETQSISYKDAGVDIDAGNALVERIKGVAKKTRRPEVMAGLGGFGALFELPTGYKQPVLISGTDGVGTKLRLAMDLKQHDTIGIDLVAMCVNDLIVAGAEPLFFLDYYATGKLDVDVAAQVVEGIGAGCELAGASLVGGETAEMPGMYEGGDYDLAGFCVGIAEKSEIIDGSQVAAGDTLIGLPSSGPHSNGYSLIRKIIEVSNADLNEEVGGKPLANALMEPTRIYVKSLLKLIKSSQVNALSHITGGGLLENIPRVLPEGTKAVIDTTSWDMPAVFNWLQEKGNVETREMYRTLNCGVGMVLVVPAENAQAAIEILEAEGESPWVIGSIAPAQADEEQVELQGLSA